The Lentzea guizhouensis genome contains a region encoding:
- a CDS encoding sensor histidine kinase, whose product MLMFDGGGWLSLPMAALAWLAGRQMASLALAVWVFAAVTSTGLALAFWRSSDPVPEWLSVAFVEFTVSVLPWWFGRFQRLHAEQRERERGIVAEQARLRERARIAQDMHDSLGHELALLALHSGALELAADVTDEQRQTAAELRASAVRATNRLHEIVQVLGSADAATDLRPADESIDDLVRRATAAGLRVRLRHSGPVPVWSPMVSQAAHRVVQESLTNAARHAPGASVTVTLARTRIEVVNDAVAQPAASTGSGQGLIGLDERVRLAGGSLIAGVRPDGGWAVTAVLPDGVLAGAPPQRPAFELGVSRRQTRRRLLQAAALPLGGGLTLIAALIVVQAFSVARSGLADDRYGKLRPGQPRADVERLLPPHDIGRAPKVIATPPRPAGANCVYYQVGDSLLDVGSDVYELCFADDVLVSKDRLERA is encoded by the coding sequence ATGTTGATGTTCGATGGCGGCGGCTGGTTGTCGTTGCCGATGGCCGCGCTGGCCTGGCTGGCCGGCCGGCAGATGGCGTCGCTCGCGCTCGCGGTGTGGGTGTTCGCCGCTGTGACGTCCACCGGCCTCGCGTTGGCGTTCTGGCGCTCATCCGACCCGGTCCCGGAGTGGCTTTCGGTGGCGTTCGTCGAGTTCACCGTCTCCGTGCTGCCGTGGTGGTTCGGTCGCTTCCAGCGCCTGCACGCCGAGCAGCGGGAGCGCGAACGAGGCATCGTCGCCGAGCAGGCGCGGCTTCGCGAACGGGCCCGGATCGCGCAGGACATGCACGACTCCCTCGGGCACGAGCTGGCTCTGCTCGCGCTGCACAGCGGCGCGCTGGAGCTCGCGGCCGACGTCACCGACGAGCAGCGCCAGACCGCCGCTGAGCTGCGGGCAAGCGCGGTCCGCGCCACCAACCGGCTGCACGAGATCGTCCAGGTGCTCGGCAGCGCGGACGCGGCAACCGACCTGCGGCCGGCGGACGAGAGCATCGACGACCTGGTTCGGCGGGCCACCGCAGCGGGCTTGCGGGTGCGGCTCCGGCACAGCGGCCCGGTCCCCGTGTGGTCGCCCATGGTGAGCCAGGCGGCCCACCGCGTCGTCCAGGAATCGCTGACCAACGCCGCCAGGCACGCGCCAGGTGCGTCGGTGACCGTCACGCTCGCCCGTACCCGAATCGAGGTTGTGAACGACGCGGTGGCGCAACCGGCTGCCAGCACGGGAAGCGGGCAAGGGCTGATCGGGCTGGACGAACGGGTCCGGCTGGCCGGTGGCAGTCTGATAGCGGGCGTACGGCCAGACGGCGGCTGGGCGGTGACCGCGGTACTACCCGATGGCGTACTCGCGGGCGCTCCGCCGCAGCGGCCCGCGTTCGAGCTCGGGGTCAGCAGGCGGCAGACCCGGCGCCGGCTGCTGCAGGCCGCCGCGCTGCCGCTTGGCGGTGGGCTCACCCTGATCGCAGCGCTCATCGTGGTGCAGGCGTTCAGTGTCGCGCGGTCCGGGCTCGCGGACGACCGGTACGGGAAGCTGCGGCCCGGCCAGCCACGCGCGGACGTCGAGCGGCTGCTGCCGCCGCACGACATCGGCCGGGCGCCGAAGGTGATCGCCACGCCGCCGCGACCGGCCGGCGCGAACTGCGTCTACTACCAGGTCGGTGACAGCCTGCTGGATGTCGGCTCGGACGTCTATGAGCTCTGTTTCGCCGATGACGTGCTGGTCTCCAAGGACCGGCTGGAGAGGGCGTAG
- a CDS encoding response regulator has protein sequence MIQVLVADDEAMVRGGVRAILATDDGIDVVVEATDGYQAVELVRVHRPHVALLDIRMPGLDGLAAADEIAAVAPATSVIMLTTFGQEDYIAHALGGGAAGFLLKASDPRELITAVHAVADGAAFLSPTVAHRVIRRYRDVGVMATQARLRMDKLTERERDVLALLGAGHSNAEIAHTLYIVEGTVKAHVSSILDKLDVRNRVQAAILAHEAGLT, from the coding sequence GTGATCCAGGTACTGGTGGCTGATGACGAGGCCATGGTCCGCGGCGGGGTCCGAGCGATCCTGGCCACCGACGACGGGATCGACGTCGTCGTCGAGGCCACCGACGGGTACCAGGCCGTCGAGCTGGTGCGTGTCCACCGCCCGCACGTGGCGCTGCTGGACATCCGGATGCCGGGACTCGACGGCCTCGCCGCGGCAGACGAGATCGCCGCGGTGGCACCGGCGACGAGCGTCATCATGCTCACGACGTTCGGCCAGGAGGACTACATCGCGCACGCGCTCGGCGGCGGCGCGGCCGGGTTCCTGCTCAAGGCGTCCGACCCGCGTGAGCTGATCACCGCTGTGCACGCCGTCGCGGACGGAGCGGCGTTCCTGTCGCCGACCGTCGCTCACCGCGTCATCCGCAGGTATCGCGACGTGGGCGTCATGGCAACACAAGCACGGCTGCGGATGGACAAACTGACCGAACGCGAACGCGATGTCCTCGCACTACTTGGCGCCGGGCATTCCAATGCCGAAATCGCCCACACCCTCTACATCGTCGAGGGCACGGTCAAGGCCCACGTCAGTTCCATCCTGGACAAACTCGACGTGCGCAACCGGGTCCAGGCCGCCATCCTCGCCCACGAGGCCGGACTGACCTGA
- a CDS encoding DUF4386 domain-containing protein translates to MTKPTTLARTAGLLYLVLVVLGTWAELVVRDNVHVPGDPATTAVNIVAHEALFRWGLAADVLMAVVFVLLGLALHRLLHHVDERAATALLVFVSVGAGSILLNLAFHVGALRVATDPAYADSIALLLLDLHGYGYTLGGVFFGLWLLPMGYLALRSALFPRLLGVLLVVGGFAWIADPVIAFALPGAPGLVRDLVSAPTSLAEFGLMLYLLIRGVRPPVPAGSESSSPVESSEGR, encoded by the coding sequence ATGACCAAGCCCACGACACTGGCGAGAACGGCCGGTCTGCTGTACCTGGTACTCGTCGTCCTCGGCACATGGGCGGAACTGGTGGTGCGCGACAACGTGCACGTGCCCGGCGATCCCGCTACCACCGCAGTCAACATCGTCGCCCATGAAGCGCTCTTCCGCTGGGGTCTCGCGGCCGACGTGCTGATGGCGGTGGTCTTCGTCCTGCTCGGACTCGCTCTGCACCGCCTGCTGCACCACGTGGACGAACGCGCCGCGACGGCGCTCTTGGTCTTCGTGTCGGTCGGCGCGGGCTCCATCCTGCTCAACCTCGCGTTCCACGTCGGGGCACTTCGAGTCGCCACCGATCCCGCCTACGCTGACAGCATCGCGTTGCTGCTGCTCGACCTGCACGGGTACGGGTACACCCTCGGCGGTGTGTTCTTCGGCCTGTGGCTGCTGCCAATGGGCTATCTCGCCCTGCGCTCCGCCCTGTTCCCGAGGCTGCTGGGTGTGCTGCTCGTCGTCGGCGGCTTCGCGTGGATCGCCGATCCGGTGATCGCATTCGCCTTGCCTGGCGCACCCGGCCTCGTCCGCGACCTCGTGTCGGCTCCCACATCGTTGGCGGAGTTCGGCCTGATGCTCTACCTGCTCATCCGAGGAGTCCGACCTCCGGTGCCGGCCGGTTCTGAAAGCAGTTCCCCCGTCGAGTCGTCTGAAGGCCGCTGA
- a CDS encoding sensor histidine kinase, whose product MPELLRSWSRVWRYLLAAAVGVVAWCAQAAVVLSEPLTAAQQDVVGAVLVLDLAFGAVTLALLPLRRRHSVVVACLTSAACAVSVTSTGSTALTVASLATRRQRVPIAVVATVFLAGSIVSEFLYRPRFQLTEGSGFDSASGVLLGGAFFAAAVATGYYVAGRRELVDSLSERALTAEREQALTAKAARDAERNRIAREMHDVLAHRISMVALHAGALTYRDDLDRGQTVEAAQTIQENARLALAELREVLGVLRADESTGMSSEGSQPTLVQLPALLADARESGSEVRFEGGDLLVHRFAEPVSRTAFRIVQEALTNARRHAPGEPVVVRLTGTAGGVLEVEIRNSLNDRAGAAVPGVGLLGLAERAELIGGTFTHGPGPDGSFGVIARLPWQS is encoded by the coding sequence ATGCCGGAACTGCTGCGTTCGTGGTCCCGCGTCTGGCGCTACCTGCTCGCGGCCGCCGTCGGCGTGGTGGCGTGGTGCGCACAGGCCGCGGTGGTGCTGTCCGAGCCGCTGACCGCGGCACAGCAGGACGTCGTCGGCGCGGTGCTGGTGCTCGACCTCGCGTTCGGCGCGGTGACGCTCGCGCTCCTCCCGCTGCGGCGGCGTCATTCCGTGGTCGTCGCATGCCTGACGAGCGCTGCCTGCGCCGTGTCGGTGACGAGCACGGGATCGACCGCGCTGACCGTCGCCTCGCTGGCCACGCGGCGGCAACGGGTGCCGATCGCGGTCGTCGCGACCGTGTTCCTCGCGGGCTCGATCGTGTCCGAGTTCCTGTACCGGCCTCGTTTCCAGCTCACCGAGGGCAGTGGCTTCGACTCGGCGAGCGGCGTCCTGCTCGGTGGGGCCTTCTTCGCCGCCGCCGTGGCCACCGGGTACTACGTCGCCGGCCGCCGCGAGCTGGTCGACTCGCTGAGCGAACGCGCCCTCACCGCCGAACGGGAGCAGGCGCTGACCGCGAAGGCCGCCCGCGACGCGGAGCGCAACCGCATCGCCCGGGAGATGCACGACGTGCTGGCCCACCGCATCTCCATGGTGGCACTGCATGCCGGGGCACTCACCTACCGCGACGACCTCGACCGCGGACAGACTGTCGAGGCAGCGCAGACCATCCAGGAGAACGCCCGACTCGCTCTGGCCGAGCTCCGGGAGGTGCTGGGCGTCCTGCGGGCAGACGAATCCACGGGCATGTCCTCCGAAGGTTCGCAGCCGACGCTCGTGCAGTTGCCCGCGCTGCTCGCCGACGCGCGGGAGTCCGGTTCCGAGGTTCGGTTCGAAGGCGGAGACTTGCTCGTGCACCGGTTCGCGGAACCTGTGTCACGCACCGCTTTCCGGATCGTCCAGGAAGCCCTGACCAACGCCCGGAGGCACGCGCCCGGTGAGCCTGTCGTCGTACGGCTCACCGGTACTGCCGGAGGTGTGCTCGAAGTCGAGATCCGCAACTCGCTGAACGACCGGGCGGGCGCGGCGGTGCCGGGAGTCGGGCTGCTGGGGCTCGCGGAGCGCGCTGAGCTCATAGGCGGAACCTTCACCCACGGACCAGGACCGGACGGTTCGTTCGGCGTGATCGCGAGGTTGCCGTGGCAGAGCTGA
- a CDS encoding SDR family oxidoreductase, which yields MPSDSDRTILVTGASGKVGRHVVAGLLQAGVRVRALVRDPATARLPGGVEVVAGDLHVPATVDAAARGTDAAFLLWPGFSADGAAQTVEALARHVRHLVHLSAARLQRDDGPMPGVWADVEDLVAVSGTSWTFLRAGGFAANTLEWAEQIRHGDVVELPFPDAARSLVHERDIADVAVRALLDPALADSAFPVTGPQVLTQREQVAAIGSAIGRELTVREQSPEAARRAYAAVLGGLRRRRAGPLGDAGRAPGARDGRRATRPRPTGPDVRGVGGGPRRRLRRLTALPAGTFRGEVERHDLDGSARSSPNLAVTCAATRERSPGGNPYPVKAVRSC from the coding sequence ATGCCTTCTGATTCCGATCGCACCATCCTCGTCACCGGCGCCTCCGGCAAGGTTGGCCGCCATGTCGTCGCCGGTCTGCTCCAGGCCGGCGTGCGCGTGCGAGCTCTCGTCCGCGACCCCGCAACCGCCCGGCTTCCCGGCGGCGTCGAGGTCGTTGCCGGAGACCTCCACGTCCCGGCCACCGTGGACGCGGCGGCGCGCGGCACCGATGCCGCGTTCCTGCTCTGGCCCGGCTTCTCCGCAGACGGCGCCGCGCAGACCGTCGAAGCGCTCGCCCGCCACGTACGCCACCTCGTCCACCTCTCCGCCGCGCGCCTGCAGCGCGACGACGGCCCGATGCCAGGCGTTTGGGCAGACGTCGAGGATCTCGTCGCGGTGTCTGGAACCTCGTGGACGTTCCTGCGCGCGGGCGGCTTCGCGGCCAACACCCTTGAGTGGGCAGAGCAGATCCGGCACGGCGACGTCGTCGAGCTCCCATTCCCCGACGCCGCCAGGTCGCTCGTGCACGAACGCGACATCGCCGATGTCGCGGTGCGCGCGTTGCTCGACCCGGCGCTCGCGGACAGCGCGTTCCCGGTCACCGGGCCGCAGGTGCTGACCCAACGCGAGCAGGTGGCGGCGATCGGCTCGGCCATCGGACGCGAGCTCACGGTGCGCGAGCAGTCCCCCGAGGCGGCCCGCCGCGCGTACGCCGCGGTGCTCGGCGGACTACGCCGACGCCGCGCTGGCCCACTGGGCGACGCTGGCCGAGCGCCCGGAGCGCGCGACGGACGACGTGCAACGCGTCCTCGGCCGACCGGCCCGGACGTTCGTGGAGTGGGCGGAGGACCACGCCGACGACTTCGCCGCCTGACCGCACTGCCCGCCGGCACGTTCCGCGGTGAGGTCGAACGGCACGACCTGGACGGGTCCGCCCGCAGCAGCCCGAACCTCGCTGTGACCTGTGCGGCGACACGGGAACGATCACCTGGCGGCAACCCGTATCCGGTGAAGGCGGTGCGCTCGTGCTGA
- a CDS encoding alpha/beta hydrolase has protein sequence MTVHSDLEQVEAANASGRPPVVFIHGLWLLPSSWQRWAEVFSAAGYAPVVPGWPDDPDTVAEANAHPEVFAGKSVGQVADHFCQLIGKLERKPAVVGHSFGGLITQITAGRGLSTVSVAIDPAPFRGVLPLPISSLRAASAVLGNPANYHRAVPLTYDQFRYSFANAVSEDEARELYDTFAVPAPGEPLFQAAAANLKPWTEVKVDTDHPDRGPLLIISGEKDHTVPWAIANASYKQHKNNPHTTEIVEIPAAATR, from the coding sequence ATGACCGTCCACAGTGACCTCGAACAGGTCGAAGCAGCCAACGCCAGCGGCAGACCGCCGGTGGTGTTCATCCACGGCCTGTGGCTGCTGCCCAGCAGCTGGCAGCGGTGGGCCGAGGTGTTCTCCGCCGCCGGCTACGCACCGGTCGTGCCCGGCTGGCCCGACGACCCCGACACCGTCGCCGAGGCCAATGCGCACCCGGAGGTGTTCGCGGGCAAGAGCGTCGGCCAGGTCGCCGACCACTTCTGCCAGCTGATCGGCAAGCTCGAACGCAAACCCGCCGTCGTCGGCCACTCGTTCGGCGGGCTCATCACCCAGATCACCGCCGGGCGCGGGCTGTCCACCGTGTCCGTGGCGATCGACCCCGCACCGTTCCGCGGCGTGCTGCCACTGCCGATCTCCTCGCTGCGCGCCGCCAGCGCCGTGCTGGGCAACCCGGCCAACTACCACCGCGCCGTCCCGCTGACCTACGACCAGTTCCGGTACTCGTTCGCCAACGCCGTCAGCGAGGACGAGGCCCGCGAACTCTACGACACGTTCGCCGTTCCGGCGCCGGGCGAGCCGCTGTTCCAGGCCGCCGCGGCGAACCTGAAGCCGTGGACGGAGGTCAAGGTCGACACCGACCACCCGGACCGCGGCCCGCTGCTGATCATCTCCGGCGAGAAGGACCACACCGTGCCGTGGGCCATCGCCAACGCCTCCTACAAGCAGCACAAGAACAACCCGCACACCACCGAGATCGTCGAGATCCCGGCCGCGGCCACTCGCTGA
- a CDS encoding DUF4396 domain-containing protein: MDQHTHPAAHTGWSTAISATAHCLTGCAIGEVLGMTIGTAAGFTNAATIALVADTLSIAVMELVDNLALLSIPGAMDAGVTSAMFWLSLAGSLAIAFIVTVPVNRWLIAKGRGHAVVPHTAHH; this comes from the coding sequence ATGGACCAGCACACGCACCCGGCGGCCCACACCGGGTGGAGCACTGCGATCAGCGCCACCGCCCACTGCCTCACCGGCTGCGCCATCGGCGAAGTCCTGGGCATGACCATCGGCACCGCAGCCGGGTTCACCAACGCCGCCACCATCGCCCTCGTCGCCGACACCCTGTCCATCGCCGTCATGGAACTGGTCGACAACCTCGCCCTTCTCTCCATCCCCGGCGCCATGGACGCCGGCGTCACCAGCGCCATGTTCTGGCTCTCCCTCGCCGGCTCCCTCGCCATCGCCTTCATCGTCACCGTGCCCGTCAACCGCTGGCTCATCGCCAAAGGGCGCGGCCATGCCGTCGTCCCGCACACTGCCCACCACTGA
- a CDS encoding helix-turn-helix domain-containing protein codes for MVGTADLLLNDQTRPHDYSWSGIGASKSVIFTHDQLGLSAETIHAATFRLRASPLHDLVHRHLTALHADADRLALDPGAPALANATLELVRALFVSAAGGREAARPVLADTLLTRVLAYAREHLADPDLGARRLAHVDHVSVRHLYQVCERAGISLEQWIITQRLEGARTTLASPDSAYLTIEAVTRRWGFTQPTHFSRRFRAAFGTTPREWRDRHR; via the coding sequence GTGGTCGGAACCGCGGACTTGTTGCTCAACGATCAGACGCGGCCGCACGACTACAGCTGGTCGGGTATAGGCGCCTCGAAGTCCGTCATCTTCACCCATGACCAGCTCGGGTTGTCCGCGGAGACGATCCACGCTGCCACGTTCCGGCTGCGCGCCAGTCCTCTGCACGATCTGGTGCACCGCCACCTGACCGCGTTGCACGCCGACGCCGATCGGCTTGCGCTGGACCCCGGCGCGCCCGCTCTGGCCAACGCCACGCTGGAGCTGGTCCGCGCGCTGTTCGTCTCCGCAGCGGGCGGGCGCGAGGCCGCCCGGCCGGTGCTGGCCGACACCCTGCTCACCCGCGTGCTGGCCTACGCCCGCGAGCACTTGGCCGACCCGGACCTGGGCGCCCGTCGCTTGGCCCACGTTGACCACGTGTCCGTGCGGCACCTCTACCAGGTGTGCGAACGTGCCGGCATCAGCCTGGAACAGTGGATCATCACCCAACGGCTCGAAGGTGCGCGCACCACACTCGCCTCTCCCGACAGCGCGTACCTGACCATCGAAGCCGTCACGCGCCGGTGGGGATTCACCCAGCCCACCCACTTCAGCCGCCGTTTCCGCGCGGCGTTCGGCACCACCCCGCGCGAATGGCGAGACCGACACCGGTAA